A genomic window from Algoriphagus sp. Y33 includes:
- a CDS encoding helix-turn-helix domain-containing protein, with the protein MKIGHQLKKARESNKLSQHEVSDLLGISQKTLSNIESNKSQPTVAQLALMGDIYKLDILKLLSENGIHLSPSRNLSEAEKELQNLKNALGRIIGK; encoded by the coding sequence ATGAAAATAGGCCATCAATTGAAAAAAGCCAGAGAATCTAACAAACTAAGCCAGCATGAAGTGTCCGACCTTTTAGGCATTTCACAAAAGACACTATCCAATATAGAGAGCAACAAATCCCAGCCGACTGTTGCACAACTTGCTTTGATGGGAGATATTTACAAGTTGGATATTCTAAAATTGTTATCCGAAAACGGAATCCATTTATCCCCCTCTCGCAATCTCTCTGAAGCTGAAAAAGAATTACAAAACCTGAAAAATGCACTGGGAAGAATTATTGGAAAATAA
- a CDS encoding DinB family protein yields MTIEELIQLFERDTDRLKQEIEAYSNEENLWKIDHSIANSAGNLCLHLLGNMSHFVGKEIGGFDYIRNREFEFSGKGVPRSELVDMVEKLQGIVTASLEGLDEAMLDKDYPLKVFGSKMSHSYFLIHLYGHFNYHLGQINYHRRLLDR; encoded by the coding sequence ATGACAATTGAAGAATTAATACAACTTTTTGAGCGGGATACAGATCGACTGAAACAGGAAATCGAAGCTTACTCCAACGAAGAAAACTTGTGGAAAATAGACCACAGTATTGCAAACTCAGCGGGCAACCTTTGTCTTCATCTGCTGGGAAATATGTCTCACTTTGTAGGCAAAGAAATAGGAGGGTTTGACTACATCCGCAATCGGGAATTTGAATTTTCCGGCAAGGGTGTCCCCAGATCTGAATTGGTGGATATGGTGGAGAAATTACAAGGCATAGTGACAGCCAGTCTGGAAGGTTTGGATGAAGCAATGCTTGACAAAGACTATCCTTTGAAAGTATTTGGATCAAAAATGTCTCACAGTTATTTTCTAATACACCTTTATGGCCATTTCAACTACCATTTAGGCCAAATAAATTACCATAGAAGGCTTCTGGATAGGTAG
- a CDS encoding N-acetylmuramidase family protein, producing MQTIRLRSRGSSVSFLQELLGKVGYEIPASGYFGVETDTAVKDFQKKEQLVVDGVVGVKTWTLLIDKTKPADVFGDVFLGEQDLIDFATKYQLELAAVKAVNEVESSGKGFLIDGRPKILFEGHVFWRQLKARGIDPEHFANSSNKSVLHKSFVKKHYLGGTAEYRRLEQAISISTDPGFKEAALASASWGSYQVMGFHALPLGYESVQQFVDEMHLHERNHLEAFGRYILKNRCLTYLQDKNWAKFAYCYNGPAYAQNKYDEKMAKAYLKYSTF from the coding sequence ATGCAAACTATAAGACTGAGATCAAGGGGCTCATCTGTTTCATTTTTACAGGAGCTTCTCGGAAAGGTTGGCTATGAGATTCCCGCATCAGGATATTTCGGAGTTGAAACCGATACTGCTGTCAAAGACTTCCAGAAAAAGGAGCAACTCGTAGTCGATGGGGTAGTGGGAGTAAAAACCTGGACTCTGCTCATTGACAAAACAAAACCTGCAGATGTATTTGGTGATGTATTTCTTGGGGAGCAGGATCTCATTGATTTCGCAACTAAATATCAACTGGAACTTGCTGCAGTAAAAGCTGTAAATGAAGTAGAAAGTTCGGGGAAAGGATTTTTAATAGATGGCAGACCCAAGATTCTTTTCGAGGGGCACGTTTTCTGGAGGCAGTTAAAAGCCAGAGGCATTGATCCGGAGCATTTCGCCAATTCTTCCAACAAAAGTGTACTGCATAAGAGTTTTGTCAAAAAACACTACTTGGGAGGTACAGCAGAGTACCGGCGCTTGGAGCAGGCAATTTCGATTTCCACTGATCCGGGATTCAAAGAAGCTGCACTTGCTTCTGCATCATGGGGAAGCTATCAGGTTATGGGATTTCATGCACTACCCCTTGGTTATGAATCTGTTCAGCAGTTTGTAGATGAAATGCACCTGCATGAAAGAAATCACTTGGAAGCTTTTGGTAGATATATCCTCAAAAATCGATGCTTGACGTATCTACAAGATAAAAACTGGGCAAAATTTGCGTACTGCTATAATGGCCCTGCATACGCTCAGAATAAATATGATGAAAAAATGGCTAAAGCCTATTTGAAATACTCTACATTTTAA